In Fimbriimonadaceae bacterium, the genomic window TGGATTCTTGATTGCAGGATAGCAATCTGCACCTCGGTCGAACCCGTGTCGCCGGGTTTTACGGCGTACGATTCGATGACCGACGATTTCACCTGCTTATCTAACGGCATGTTGTTAAGTCAGAAGCCTCCAATGTGGTTCCGCTAGGACCATGCCTTTGTGTGCCGCTCTTCGCAGATTCCCTCAAGAAGCTCCGAACAACGGCGCACCACGCAGCGCCCTAACCGCTCGAAGATACCTGATCCTCCATCAAAATGCAAGCTTCTCCCAGCCAGTACACTCGGAGCCAGTGAAGGCGATAGCCAAGACACGGCCTGCCCCGGGGATCGAGATTATCGATGTGGAGGAGCCCCAGATCAGGCCCGGTTGCGTGAAAATCAGGATCGAGCGAGGCTCGGTTTGCGGCACAGATCTCCACATCTACAATTGGGACTCCTGGTCCAGCAATCGGATCAAGCCGCCCCGCGTCATCGGCCACGAGTTCTGCGGGACCGTCGTCGAGGTTGGTGAGGGCGTTCAGGAGCGCAAGGTCGGCGACTTTATCAGCAGCGAGTCCCATATCGTGTGCGGCAAGTGCGTCCAATGTCTCCACGGCCAGGCCCATGTCTGTGTGAATACGGTGTTGCTTGGCGTCGACGTCGACGGGGGCTTCAGCCGATTCGCGGTCATTCCGGAGGCTAACGCTCGATTGAACGATGAGGTGGTGCCGCGGAACGTGGCAAGCATGCAAGACGCGCTCGGCAATGCGGTCCACACGGTTATGGCCGGTCCCGTCGAGGGCAGAACCATCCTGATAACCGGGCTTGGGCCGATCGGCCTTTTTGCCATCCCGATTTGCAAGATTCTCGGCGCAAAGCGCGTTATCGGCACCGAGATCAGCCCGTATCGAATTTGTCTGGCCGAAGCGTGCGGCATCGATATCGTCATCAACCCGAACAAAGAGGACGTTGGCGTCGCCCTCGCTCGGCTGGCTCCAGGCGGAGTCGATGCAACCCTGGAGATGTCCGGCCATCCCAGCTCGTTCCAGCTTGCCGTGGACCATACGCGGCCCGGTGGGCGGGTTAGCCTCCTGGGTGTCTATGCCGACGCGCTGAAGGCGGTCGATGTCAACAAAATCATCTTCAAGGGCCTCGATATCCAGGGCATCATCGGTCGTCGACTGCCAGAGACGTGGGACCAGATGCATTGGCTGCTGACCGAGAAGAAGCTGGACGTCTCACCGGTTATCACCCACGAGATGCCGTTCTGGAACGTGCGCGAGGTGATGGACCTGATGAAGCGTGGGGAAGCGGGCAAGATCGTATTGAATTTCGAGGAAGCCTGAGCGTCGAGTTCGGCGCGCCACTCACGGCCACCTCCAGAAGTCGGGCCGTGGTACCCGAGTTCCGGTCTCCAAATACCCCGCAGGTACACTGCAGGCCCTATGACCATTGCCGTGCTGCCCTTTAACGCTGGGCCAAAGACCAATCCCGCGCTCGCGCGACAGTTCACGAATTTCGCGTGCGAGATCGTGCGGCAGCACACCGATGCCGAGCTTCAGCAAGTTGCCTACCTAGCTCAGCTTGAGAATGCGCCTGGACGAATGGTGTTCGTCAATCCTTCCGAGCAGATTAACGAGAATCAGCTCATCGAGGAGATGTTCCGGCAATCCAATGCGCAGCATGCTATCGATGGCTTGCTGGTGGCTCATGAAGATGGTCGCCTCAATATGACGGTGCGGACGTTCAAAGACCAGGAGGCCACGCCCGCCCAGGACGTTCAGCAGGAATTCACGTCCGGCGAACTGTTTGCGGGATTGCGGAACGTCGTCAAAATCCTGGCCGACTTGGCCGGCGCCAAGCTGCCGGATGACTATAACGAAGACATCAATCTCTTTGGAACCACCGATCCACAGGCGATGTCGCATTTTCTGCAAGGGTACGACACGCTGCAATACATCGAGAAGACCCAAGGCCAGGTTGCCCCGGATTTCAACCCGCACATTGGAATGGCTTCGTTGTTGCAGGCCATTCGTTCCGATGCCGAATGGGAGGGGCCGTATCTGGCCCTCGTGAATCTGTGCCGTCTCTGCGTTACTTCACGAATTGGTAATGCGGACGAGATCGACAAGATTCTCACCGAGCTCAACACGATCGTTCCGGACGATTGGCGGGGCATCTACTCCCAGGCCGAGCTTCAGGCGGCGATGGGCAATAACGCCAAGGCAGCCGATCTATTCGAGAAGTGCCTTCAGTACGAGGTGAACGAGTCTGGAATCTACACCCGGCTGGGCCTCGCTCAGATGGCGGCCGGGATGCCGGTCAATGCCGAGCGCAACTTGCGAAAGGCGATCGAGCTCGAAGCGGAGGACAAGCCGTCCCTTGACATCCTGGGCCAGGTCCTTGCGCAAACCGGTCGAATTCACGAGCTTCCGCCGATGTGGAAAGAGATCGTCGACAAGTTTCCGCAAAACGCCTCGGCAAGAGCAAAATACGCAATTGCCCTCGTGCATGCCGGAAAGTTCGACGAAGGAGTCAAGGAATTCGAGCGAGGAATTGCCGAGGTACCCGAGCACCTTGAGATCAAACGGGCCTACGCACCGATCCTGGCTGGTCGCGACGAGGCCACTCGGGAGGACCTGGATAAGGCGCTTGACTTTTACGAGGATTCTCTCGACGAGTCGCCGGCTGACGTGCAGCTGCTGCTCGAATACGCCCAGACCTTGCAGCGAGCGGAGCGGACTTTCGAGGTTCCAAAGGTTCTCAACGATGTGCTTTCCGCAAACCCCGATCCAAACACTCGCGCCAACGTCCAGGCGTGGAAGCTGGAGATCGAGCAGGAGAAACGGGTTGAAGCCGTTAAGGTCGCCAACGACAAGCTTGTGGACGGAGATCCGGCCGGAGCCCTCGATGCCCTCAAGCCGGTCAAGAACTGGCTCGTGGATTACTGGAAGATGTGGGCGATCATGGCCACAGCCCAGAACCAGCTTGGCCAACACAAGGAAGCCGAGGAGACCAGCAACCGGCTGATTCAGCTGTTCCCTGGATGCGAGCCGGCTTACGCCGAGCTTTCGGACGCCCTGCTGGGACAAGGCAGAGCGGAAGAGGCCTACAACGTGCTTCGCTATGCGATCGAGAACGTGGGCCGCACGGTCCCGCTCGGCTTGAAGCTGGCGTTTGCGGCAAAGAACCTCGGCAAGGCAGACGAAGCAAAGATGATTGGACGCCAGATCCGCGAGTCGATCGGCGGCGATATCGATCCGAATCTCGACCAAGTGCTGCGTCAGCTGGAAGCCTAACCGAGCCAGAACCCTTTCTGATAAGCTCGTTTCATGGTGTTGCTTGCGGTTCTGACTTCGCTCGCCATCCAGCAGCGCAGCCTTACCTTTGAGACCTCGCTGAAGAGCGTGGCCATTTTTCGCGATGGCTTTGGATACTACGTCCGCGAAGGACAGGTCAAGCTGGAAAACGGCTGGGCGACAACCAATTTCGTCCCCGCAGCCGTTCGTGGAACGATTTACTTTTATACGCTCGACAAGGGCGATCGGATCGACACGGTCATCACAACAAAGGACAATCGGCTTGAATTCGGCAGTCCAGCGGAGTTAAGAACCAAGCTTAGCGACAAGATCGGGCTGCGGCTCGTCGTGACCACCAGCAGCGGTCAGCGTTTCGAGGGAGAACTGGCCAAGCTGCTGGACGATATGCTTCTCCTGCAGGTCGGACAAGGCTATAGCGCGGTTCCGTACGCCCAGATCGCAGCGATCAGCCTGCCCGGATTTCCCGTCAAATTGAAGATCGATGGCAAAGATCCCAATAAGCTAACGCGATTGGGTGTCGCATATTTGCAGGACGGCATTCGCTGGGAGCCGAGCTACGTTCTCAACGTCAGTGGATCGACCGCCAACTTGCAGTTACGGGCAACCCTTCACAACACCACCGAAAGCCTGAGCAAGAGTGAGGTGCTTTTCGTCGTCGGTTCGCCGTTTGTTTCGAACCGTGGCATTCCGGACATCTTTGGCACGAGCGCTGTGCCCGTCGACGCGAACAAGGGCGTCGAAGCTCCTGCCGCAAAGTCTCCTGAGCGGCCGGGAACGGCGGAGTCCGGTGGCAGCGCGGCCCCGCCACCAATGGCAGCGATCGCCGGTGAAGAGGCGGGCGAGCTTTATTTCTATCGAAAGCCCAACCTGTCGCTGGCCACGAACGATATCGCGATGGTTTCGATCTTCCAGCAGGACGTGCCGATTTCTCCTTCGTTCGACTGGAATGCAGACGGTGAAGAGGTGATCTATCTTCTTAATATCAAGAACGTGACGAAGCAGCCGCTCACCACGGGGCCTGTTTTCGTCATCGAGGACGGCAAAGCGGTCGGACAGGAAACCATACGATATACGCCTGCCGAGGGCTCTGCCGAGCTGCGCCTGTCGAGGGGTATCGGGCTTCGAGTGGAGAAAACGGAAGCCGAGCAGAAGCGGGGATCCGCCGTTCGCATCGGCCGGTCCGACTTCGTGCCGGTGACGCTAAAGGGGACCCTGTCGATAACCAACTTTCGGACGACTGCCGCCGAGGTTCGCGTGACCAAGACGGTGCGCGGCAAGGTGGTTTCGCAGTCACATGGCGGGACCATTCGCAACACCCAGACCTTGTCCGGCGAAGTGAATCCGATCAACGACCTCCTTTGGAAGGTGAAGCTCACACCGGGAGAAACGGTCTCGATAACCTACAACTTCGAGACCTTGATGTTCAGCGATCGTTCGGGTACTCCGCCGGTGCCCGAGAAGCCGGACGGCGGATAACTTGAGGTGGGTCGGTCATTGCCTGCGAGCCGGCGTTTGCGCTGGCCTCCTACTGGTTGCTGGTGCTTTGCCTGCCGGCTCGGAGAGCCTACGAAAGACAGGGCTTGTCAGCCGTGATCTTTATAACCAGCGGCAGTCCCAGTTCTCAGATTCGGGCAAGGCCGAGAATCATCTAAGTGCCTTTCAAAGGCTTCAGCGAATGCCGTTGTACCGAGTAGAGGGCGGAAATGGCCCGCAATGGGTGGAGATCGGGCCAAGAACCATTCGGTCGGGTTGGGGCGGTATGGACAATGCGGGTCGGATGACGGCCATCGTCGTACATCCGCATAGCCGGCAGATCGTTTATGCGGCGGCGGCATCTGGCGGCATCTGGAAATCGGAAGACTTTTGCCGAACGTGGCGTCCAATCGCCGACGATCTGGCGAGCTTGTCTTACGGTGCGTTGGCCATCGATCCCACCAACCCCCAGGTCATGTACGCCGGCACCGGCGAGCCACACTACTCGTTCGACAGCTTTCCGGGCGTTGGCATCCACCGCACGCGGAACGGTGGCGAGACGTGGGAGCTGATCGGGTCTGAGACCTTCGCGGGGCATTGCTTCACGCGGCTTATCTGCCATCCCAGCCGACCGGGGTTCATTTACGCCAGCACCACCGGTGGCGTTTATCGGAGCACCGATGGCGGAGCCCGTTGGGTTAGGTTGCTCTCGGGCGCTGCCAGTGACCTCATCATCGATCCACGGTCACCCGACACGCTTATAGCCGCACTGGGCGTTCCGTGGGGGAGCCCTGTCAACGGGTTGTACAAGACGCGCGACGCCGGCCAGCAGTGGACACGGTTGACCAAAGAATTGCCGGCTAACGGCTGGCAGATGGGACGAATCCAGATGGACCTTTGCCGAGCATATCCGAACGTGGTTTATGCCTCGGTCTATGGGTCGTTTGGAGCCCTAATCGGTATTTACAGGTCATCGGATTTCGGCGAATCATGGCTGCGGCTCCCGAACGCCCTCGACTACGGAGGAGGACAGGCTTGGTACGACAACTATCTAACGGTTAGCCCGACGAACCCCAATGTCGTTTTCGCGGGCGGAACGAGCACCTTTCGAACGGTCGACGGTGGCGCGAGTTGGGAGGACAACACGCGTTCCTACGCAGGTGGCCCCGTTCATCCTGACCATCATACGATGACCTTCGATCCACACGACACCCAGACCGTCTATATGGGCGGCGACGGGGGCATCTTCCGGTCGCGCGACCTGGGTGGAACGTGGGAATCCGTTTCTGCCGGCCTCGGTACCGTTCAGTTCCAGTACGTGGATGTCCATCCTACGGATAGTTCGATAGCTTACGGTGGAACTCAGGATAACGGGACCAACAAGTTCACCGGTTCGCAGGACTGGAACCACATTTTTAGCGGTGATGGCGGCGTCACGCGGGTCAATTGGAAGCAGCCAGAGGTGGTCTATACGGAATACGTCAACCTCAGCATCTTCAAATCAAACGATGGCGGCAGGAGCTGGCGCTATGCGGTGAATGGGATCGATCTCGGGGAGGGGGCGCTCTTCTATGCCCCCTATAATCTGGACCCGAGCAATCCGGACATCCTCGTTGCCGGTACGCAAAGCGTTTGGCGGTCAACGGATGGCGCCGATTCATGGAAGCGCGCAAGCCCTCCGTTGGGCGGGTTGGTATCGGCGATCTCCATCGCCCCTAACAACAGCGCCGTCATTTACGCTGGTACCACGAGCGGCGCGGTTTGGGTCACCGCCGATACCGGAAAGACCTGGTTCGATATCACTGCGCGCTTGCCACGCGCTTACATCGGCGACTTCGCAATCGACCCGCGGAACGCTCGCCACGTTTATATGACTCAGGTCGGTTGGGGTGGCAACCGGATTTGGGAAACAACCGACGCGGGCGCCACATGGACGGCGATGGGGGATGGACTTCCAGGGGTACCCATTAGAGCCGCCGCCCTCCATCCCCGAAATCCGGAAACTATCTTCCTGGGTACCGAAATGGGGGTCTATATTTCAACAGAGGGCGGCAGGAACTGGCGCCGCTTTGGTTCCGGACTCCCGAACGCCCCGGTTTTCTCGCTCGTCGTCAACGGTGTGACCGGCTACGTTACCGTCGGTACTCACGGTCGAGGCGCTTGGCGCGCTCGCCTGCCGTAGACCGCCTCAATGGGATGGCCGATGCCAGATTCTTCAGCAGTCGGCGTCTTTATCGAAAGGAACTTTGCGGCTGGGGCTAGGCGGGAAGGTAAGGAAGTCGTTAGAGTGATGTTAAGAAGGTGCCGAGGCTACCGGCCATACTGGAGGTCCAATGTCGTCCGGTGAACCGACGACAGTTTCCGCCGATGGTCAGCCGATAACCCACGATCCGGATGACCAGTCGATGGTCGAACGCAAACCCGCGCTGCCCTTCTATGTCGCTGGCATTGGAGCTTCAGCCGGGGGCCTCGAAGCGATGACCGAGCTGTTCGGCAATCTGCCGAACGTCACCGGCATGGCGTTCGTCGTGGTTTCCCATCTTTCGCCTAAGCATCCAAGTCTGCTGTCGGAGATTTTGGGACGGGCCACGAACATGACCGTCGTTGAAGTTCAGGACGAGCCTGAGGTTCAGCCAAACACCGTGTATGTCATTCCGCCTGGCCGGGTGATGGTGATGGATCAAGGCAAGCTTTGGCTAACCGACCGGCTGGGCGCCCAGGCCAACCATAGGCCCATCGACAAGTTCCTGCGCTCCCTTGCCGAGGAGCAACGAAACCACTCGATCGGAGTCATCCTGAGCGGCTCGGCTTCAGACGGGACGCTCGGTTGCGAAGAGATCAAGGCAATGGGTGGACTCGTTTTTGCCCACGAAGACCGCTCACCGTCCCGCTCGGAGGGAGGCTTGGGTATCGGCCTGACGTTGGTAAAGAAACTGACCGAAATGCATGGCGGCCGAGTCACCGTTGAAAGCGACGGCGCCGAAAAGGGAAGCACGTTTTCAATCGACCTGCCCGCCGTGCAATATGCCCAGAACGCCGTACCCCAAACGGCAGCGGAGGTAACGATGGTTATCCCAAGGAAGATCGTCATCATCGATGACAATCTCGACGCGGCGAACGTGATGTCGCGTCTTTTGGAGGTCTCGGGCCACCATGTCACGACGATTCACGACAGCGCCTCGGTCCAGGAGGCCATCCGGACCAGCGGCGCGGACATCGCCATTCTCGATATTGGGTTGCCTGAAATCGATGGCTTTGTGCTGGCGAAGATGATCCGCAAGGAATTCGGTGACAAGATCCGACTCATTGCCCTAACGGGCTACGGCGACGACGCCGACCGGCGTCGGGGTACCGAAGCTGGGTTCGATTACTACTTCACCAAGCCTGTCGACTTCATCGAACTGCGTCGGGCTCTTTTGCCGTAATAGGTATTATCTTGGTCCCAGCGTGGGGATGTAGCTCAGTTGGGAGAGCGGTTCGTTCGCAATGAACAGGTCGTGGGTTCGAATCCCATCATCTCCACCATTCCACAGATTTCTCTTTTCAGGCCGTTTTCAACGGCCTGTTTTGCGGGAGCAAGTCTCCCATGGGACGTGACCGAACTGCCTTCAAGTGGACGGCTCGTCGATATCGGCGAGGACGCCTTCCACGGGGATGGGCATGACTCTGGATAGGTGGTCGCCAATGATAGAGCGTGCGCCCTCGTCGCCGGCCAGTCCAAGCAGCCGGGTTCGATGGGCGGCGCCGAACAGAATAGGATGCCCGAGGCGATCCGGTTCGGCGGAATAGACGGGGGCGAGGATTGAGTCGGGCGGTGCGGTCTCAAAGGCGCCAAGCATTTTCTCGATGACTTCGGGTCGGATGCCGGGCATATCGCCCAGTGCGATCAGGTAGCCGTCTGCCGTTCCTGCGGCACGCACTCCCCAGGCGATCGAGGCACCGAGACCCTTGGCGAAGTCCGGGTTGTGGGCAACTTTGACCCTAGCCCCCCAGTCCCCTGCCTCGGCTTCGCCGGCACCGGGGGAGACGGCGGCCACGATGAGGTCCGACTGGTGGCCGCTGACAACCATGACTTCGAGGTCGCACGAGACGAGCGCTTCCACCGTCCATCTGACGATAGGTTTGCCGTGCCAGTCGGCAAGGAGCTTGTTGGCGGCGCCATAGCGGGTCGAGAGGCCGGCGGCGGGAACGATAGCCTTAACGATTCGCACGCCCCACCTGGACGATCTCGGCCATGATGCTCAGGGCGATTTCTTCCGGGGACCGAGCGCCGATATCGAGGCCGATAGGGCCGTGAATGCGCTCGAGATCCGACTCAGAGAAGCCCTGCGAATCAAGGTAGCGGCGGCGCTTCTCTTGGGTTACCCGGCTGCCGAGGGCGCCGATATAAGCAACCTTCGAGCGAAGGAGAACGGTCAAGGCGACGTCGTCGATTTTGGGATCGTGGGTGAGGACAGCGGCATAGATCCGCCCGTTCAGATCGACCTGGCTCAGGGCTTCCTCGGGCCATGCGACGATCGTGTGATCGGCGGGGACGGGGAACCGTTCAGGCGCAGATAAAGCTAGTCGCGGATCGATCAAAACGGTTTCGAAACCAAGTTCCCGAGCGAATTTGATCAGCGGCACGGCGATGTGGACAGCGCCGATGATAACGAGCCGATTTCGCGGACCGAAAACCTGGACGAACAGTTCGCGCCCCTCCCGCTCGATGGCGACCGACTCCGTGAACTCTCCGGGTTCCGCAATCCACGATCCGCCGCCGCTCAAGTCGGTGACGAGACTGACGGGTTCATCCCGGTCGATCCGCTCTGCAAAATCCTGCCAAGCTTCCGAGTGGTAGGGCTCAGGCTGGACAAAGATGCGGATGCGACCGCCGCAGGATAAGCCCACCTCCCACACGCTTTCGTCGGACAGCGATCCGAAGTCAAGGAGTGTCGAGCTTTTTGAGGCCAGGGAATCGATCGCGGCCTGCATGACGGCTGGTTCGACGCATCCCCCAGAGACGGATCCGACGACGACTCCGTCCTCTCGGACTCCCATGACAGCACCGAGGGGTCGAGGGGATGAGCCCCAGGTTTGTACGACCGTCGCAATCGCGTAGCGCCGCCCGTCGCCTTGCCACTTCTGCAAGGTTGGCAAGACGTCGCGCAAGGATTACACCAGATCCTCGATTCGGATCGGGAACTTGCGCGCGCGTTTGCGGGTGGCGGCAAAGACCGCGTTGGCGATGGCGGCAGGAGACGAGGGATATCCGACCTCGCCCATGCCCCCGAAGTTGCCGCCGCTTTCCTCGACGAACACCTCCATTCTAGGCGGAGCATCGAGCATCCGCGCCCATTCGTAGGCGTGCCAGTTGTCCTCCACTACACCTCCGGCTTCGACGGAGATCTTGGCTTTCAGTGCGGTGGAGATACCGTCCATGAATGCGCCCTGGACCTGGGCTTCAATGGAGAGCGGATTTACGGCAAGGCCGGGATCGACGACGGCAACCATCCGGGTCACTTGAATCTCCGAGCCTTTGACGGTGACATCGACCACATGGGCGATGCATGAGCCGTAGCCCTCGAAGCAGGCGACG contains:
- the mocA gene encoding Molybdenum cofactor cytidylyltransferase, with product MRIVKAIVPAAGLSTRYGAANKLLADWHGKPIVRWTVEALVSCDLEVMVVSGHQSDLIVAAVSPGAGEAEAGDWGARVKVAHNPDFAKGLGASIAWGVRAAGTADGYLIALGDMPGIRPEVIEKMLGAFETAPPDSILAPVYSAEPDRLGHPILFGAAHRTRLLGLAGDEGARSIIGDHLSRVMPIPVEGVLADIDEPST
- the bepA_5 gene encoding Beta-barrel assembly-enhancing protease — its product is MTIAVLPFNAGPKTNPALARQFTNFACEIVRQHTDAELQQVAYLAQLENAPGRMVFVNPSEQINENQLIEEMFRQSNAQHAIDGLLVAHEDGRLNMTVRTFKDQEATPAQDVQQEFTSGELFAGLRNVVKILADLAGAKLPDDYNEDINLFGTTDPQAMSHFLQGYDTLQYIEKTQGQVAPDFNPHIGMASLLQAIRSDAEWEGPYLALVNLCRLCVTSRIGNADEIDKILTELNTIVPDDWRGIYSQAELQAAMGNNAKAADLFEKCLQYEVNESGIYTRLGLAQMAAGMPVNAERNLRKAIELEAEDKPSLDILGQVLAQTGRIHELPPMWKEIVDKFPQNASARAKYAIALVHAGKFDEGVKEFERGIAEVPEHLEIKRAYAPILAGRDEATREDLDKALDFYEDSLDESPADVQLLLEYAQTLQRAERTFEVPKVLNDVLSANPDPNTRANVQAWKLEIEQEKRVEAVKVANDKLVDGDPAGALDALKPVKNWLVDYWKMWAIMATAQNQLGQHKEAEETSNRLIQLFPGCEPAYAELSDALLGQGRAEEAYNVLRYAIENVGRTVPLGLKLAFAAKNLGKADEAKMIGRQIRESIGGDIDPNLDQVLRQLEA
- the pucA gene encoding putative xanthine dehydrogenase subunit A, whose product is MGVREDGVVVGSVSGGCVEPAVMQAAIDSLASKSSTLLDFGSLSDESVWEVGLSCGGRIRIFVQPEPYHSEAWQDFAERIDRDEPVSLVTDLSGGGSWIAEPGEFTESVAIEREGRELFVQVFGPRNRLVIIGAVHIAVPLIKFARELGFETVLIDPRLALSAPERFPVPADHTIVAWPEEALSQVDLNGRIYAAVLTHDPKIDDVALTVLLRSKVAYIGALGSRVTQEKRRRYLDSQGFSESDLERIHGPIGLDIGARSPEEIALSIMAEIVQVGRANR
- the tdh_2 gene encoding L-threonine 3-dehydrogenase — protein: MKAIAKTRPAPGIEIIDVEEPQIRPGCVKIRIERGSVCGTDLHIYNWDSWSSNRIKPPRVIGHEFCGTVVEVGEGVQERKVGDFISSESHIVCGKCVQCLHGQAHVCVNTVLLGVDVDGGFSRFAVIPEANARLNDEVVPRNVASMQDALGNAVHTVMAGPVEGRTILITGLGPIGLFAIPICKILGAKRVIGTEISPYRICLAEACGIDIVINPNKEDVGVALARLAPGGVDATLEMSGHPSSFQLAVDHTRPGGRVSLLGVYADALKAVDVNKIIFKGLDIQGIIGRRLPETWDQMHWLLTEKKLDVSPVITHEMPFWNVREVMDLMKRGEAGKIVLNFEEA
- the cheB_3 gene encoding Chemotaxis response regulator protein-glutamate methylesterase, yielding MSSGEPTTVSADGQPITHDPDDQSMVERKPALPFYVAGIGASAGGLEAMTELFGNLPNVTGMAFVVVSHLSPKHPSLLSEILGRATNMTVVEVQDEPEVQPNTVYVIPPGRVMVMDQGKLWLTDRLGAQANHRPIDKFLRSLAEEQRNHSIGVILSGSASDGTLGCEEIKAMGGLVFAHEDRSPSRSEGGLGIGLTLVKKLTEMHGGRVTVESDGAEKGSTFSIDLPAVQYAQNAVPQTAAEVTMVIPRKIVIIDDNLDAANVMSRLLEVSGHHVTTIHDSASVQEAIRTSGADIAILDIGLPEIDGFVLAKMIRKEFGDKIRLIALTGYGDDADRRRGTEAGFDYYFTKPVDFIELRRALLP
- the hcf136_3 gene encoding Ycf48-like protein → MPLYRVEGGNGPQWVEIGPRTIRSGWGGMDNAGRMTAIVVHPHSRQIVYAAAASGGIWKSEDFCRTWRPIADDLASLSYGALAIDPTNPQVMYAGTGEPHYSFDSFPGVGIHRTRNGGETWELIGSETFAGHCFTRLICHPSRPGFIYASTTGGVYRSTDGGARWVRLLSGAASDLIIDPRSPDTLIAALGVPWGSPVNGLYKTRDAGQQWTRLTKELPANGWQMGRIQMDLCRAYPNVVYASVYGSFGALIGIYRSSDFGESWLRLPNALDYGGGQAWYDNYLTVSPTNPNVVFAGGTSTFRTVDGGASWEDNTRSYAGGPVHPDHHTMTFDPHDTQTVYMGGDGGIFRSRDLGGTWESVSAGLGTVQFQYVDVHPTDSSIAYGGTQDNGTNKFTGSQDWNHIFSGDGGVTRVNWKQPEVVYTEYVNLSIFKSNDGGRSWRYAVNGIDLGEGALFYAPYNLDPSNPDILVAGTQSVWRSTDGADSWKRASPPLGGLVSAISIAPNNSAVIYAGTTSGAVWVTADTGKTWFDITARLPRAYIGDFAIDPRNARHVYMTQVGWGGNRIWETTDAGATWTAMGDGLPGVPIRAAALHPRNPETIFLGTEMGVYISTEGGRNWRRFGSGLPNAPVFSLVVNGVTGYVTVGTHGRGAWRARLP